In candidate division KSB1 bacterium, the following proteins share a genomic window:
- a CDS encoding DUF2029 domain-containing protein has protein sequence MEVVRRPPPDWLLIVALLTGLFLWQRTVFPLWMVDLFHIQYASYEWKQGELQWMYTSIEDTRDWEAHRAPIAAKLGAEGWPNEPLYPPFLHALLSPFADADAASWMYTVFAMNLLLLPAFALIVLRACEVRCSMRSILWGLALVMVCYPMARATKLGQIGPLLVAITWLAILALRRSRQVFGGILLGIVGALKIFPLSLLLAPLLLRRFRFVTAALVTVIGIYAISLFALGLEVHGYWWKAITKFGNLVWPFFGNQSLAGWFVRLTSDVRMDDYRPVLDTRIVCFRLAAFGGCVVAILPVAMRIWRKSNSAAAIPLIGLVMGAVLLLLPTSWEHYWLWMLPVLGWAIHREWCRQRHSATSAVLLGVAAFFFLMKLTRCYGESMLGRLISGSQTIGLTLLVLWLLLEMRRMADPSPYDTDETVVSASR, from the coding sequence GTGGAAGTCGTTCGCAGGCCGCCACCGGACTGGTTGCTGATCGTCGCCCTGCTCACCGGACTGTTCTTGTGGCAGCGCACGGTCTTTCCGCTGTGGATGGTTGATCTTTTCCATATTCAGTACGCGAGTTACGAATGGAAGCAGGGCGAGCTGCAGTGGATGTACACATCCATCGAAGACACCCGGGACTGGGAAGCACACCGCGCGCCCATCGCCGCGAAACTTGGAGCCGAAGGTTGGCCTAACGAACCCCTGTACCCGCCGTTCCTGCATGCTCTGCTCTCCCCGTTCGCCGATGCTGATGCCGCTTCATGGATGTACACGGTCTTTGCCATGAACTTGCTACTGCTTCCCGCCTTCGCATTAATCGTACTGCGCGCGTGCGAAGTCCGCTGCAGCATGCGCTCCATCCTTTGGGGACTCGCGCTGGTAATGGTCTGCTATCCGATGGCGCGCGCGACGAAGTTGGGCCAGATCGGGCCCTTGTTGGTGGCGATCACGTGGCTGGCAATCCTCGCGCTGCGCAGGTCGCGGCAGGTGTTCGGCGGAATCTTGCTCGGCATCGTGGGCGCGCTAAAGATATTTCCGCTGTCGCTCCTGCTGGCGCCGCTGCTATTGCGCCGTTTCCGGTTTGTGACCGCGGCACTGGTGACCGTGATCGGCATTTACGCCATCAGCCTGTTTGCACTGGGGCTGGAGGTGCACGGCTACTGGTGGAAGGCGATTACGAAGTTTGGTAATCTCGTTTGGCCGTTCTTTGGTAACCAATCACTGGCGGGTTGGTTCGTGCGGCTGACGTCAGACGTGCGAATGGATGATTACCGGCCCGTGCTCGACACAAGAATTGTCTGCTTCCGGCTCGCCGCGTTCGGCGGATGCGTTGTGGCCATCCTGCCGGTGGCAATGCGGATCTGGCGCAAGAGCAACTCTGCCGCAGCCATCCCGCTGATCGGCCTCGTCATGGGTGCGGTGTTGCTGCTGTTGCCCACCTCGTGGGAGCACTACTGGCTCTGGATGCTCCCGGTGCTGGGCTGGGCGATTCACCGCGAATGGTGCCGCCAACGCCATTCTGCAACCTCCGCCGTGCTGCTGGGAGTCGCGGCGTTCTTCTTCCTGATGAAGCTAACGCGATGCTATGGCGAATCGATGCTCGGCAGGCTTATCTCAGGTTCGCAGACTATCGGCCTAACGCTATTGGTGCTCTGGCTCCTGCTGGAAATGCGTCGGATGGCGGATCCCTCACCATACGACACCGATGAGACAGTGGTTTCTGCTTCGCGCTGA
- a CDS encoding DUF2029 domain-containing protein yields the protein MLFARGAFPLSTSDLFHIQFAAYEWKQGTLERIYTSFEPAEWEAWRVEWERTAKQFGADLYDNPHFYPPFVSAALAPVADVPAVYWRNAVFVLNCLLLIALVEVTRRLCQLPPGWRGFVWLMAFFLASVPLASAVRFGQFALLVTLCTWSGLLALSRHRESAAGLLIGLAAAIKLTPVAFLAIPTIQRRWRPVLFGGSLVVTLFAASWLVLRPEIHAQWWRAAQDASQTVWPNALDQSLSSWFARLFLGCSVNDLYFPQPPTIRLLRILGNLVFGLGTMIVLWVRRRNLTVENFPAAAGLMVSGVVLALPFAWNYYFLLSMPVLAWALLRSETEQDRTVWRYVLWTVAFLVFMRFWRWFGDGGVGKIAAGHIAIANLLLYAWLVQRFLTNPAIRNHRALQVPPAP from the coding sequence TTGCTGTTCGCCCGCGGTGCATTTCCGCTCTCGACTTCCGATCTTTTCCATATCCAATTCGCCGCTTACGAATGGAAGCAGGGAACGCTGGAGCGGATCTACACCTCATTCGAGCCCGCGGAATGGGAGGCCTGGCGGGTAGAATGGGAGCGGACGGCGAAGCAATTCGGCGCAGACCTTTACGACAATCCGCACTTCTACCCTCCGTTTGTTTCGGCGGCACTGGCTCCGGTTGCGGACGTTCCCGCGGTGTACTGGCGGAATGCTGTGTTTGTCCTGAACTGCTTGCTACTGATTGCACTCGTGGAAGTGACGCGGCGCCTCTGCCAACTTCCGCCTGGCTGGCGCGGCTTCGTCTGGTTAATGGCGTTCTTCCTCGCCTCCGTGCCACTGGCAAGTGCGGTCCGCTTCGGCCAATTTGCGTTGCTCGTCACTCTTTGCACATGGTCCGGCCTCCTCGCACTTAGCCGACACCGTGAATCGGCTGCCGGTCTCCTGATTGGACTCGCCGCGGCAATAAAACTCACCCCCGTCGCGTTTCTCGCGATTCCGACCATTCAGCGAAGATGGCGACCTGTGCTCTTTGGCGGTTCGCTTGTGGTCACCTTGTTCGCCGCCTCGTGGCTGGTACTCCGCCCTGAAATCCACGCTCAGTGGTGGCGGGCCGCACAGGATGCCAGCCAGACGGTTTGGCCGAACGCGCTCGATCAGTCCCTGAGTAGTTGGTTCGCCCGGTTGTTTCTCGGGTGCAGCGTCAACGACCTCTACTTTCCTCAACCGCCGACCATTCGACTGCTGCGAATTCTTGGGAATCTCGTTTTCGGATTAGGGACGATGATTGTGCTCTGGGTGCGCCGGCGTAACCTGACCGTTGAGAATTTCCCCGCCGCGGCGGGCCTGATGGTTTCCGGTGTTGTGCTGGCCCTGCCGTTTGCCTGGAACTACTATTTCCTGCTCTCGATGCCGGTGCTCGCCTGGGCACTGTTGCGGAGCGAAACGGAACAGGATCGCACGGTCTGGCGCTACGTGCTGTGGACCGTCGCCTTCTTGGTCTTCATGCGGTTCTGGCGATGGTTCGGCGATGGAGGTGTAGGCAAGATCGCGGCTGGACACATCGCCATCGCCAACCTCCTGCTCTATGCGTGGCTGGTGCAGCGCTTCCTGACTAATCCTGCAATCCGGAATCACCGAGCGCTGCAGGTTCCGCCGGCGCCCTGA
- a CDS encoding DUF2029 domain-containing protein: MAWFRWLLVSIAAFQFVAVGLPPGNADLLSIQLLAYDLSHDDVRLLYPGRDYALNESWVEHHERNLRELRVDGEPNWCFYPPLVPYLCVPIAHAGIETWRVAWGAIQILLAVLYALLIERMLTALALPASRVLIFALVFGSYPVARSVFLGQTSLLIAVLLWIAIYLRELRGRSWSALITGAACFVKPFLLIGELPRIFRRQYRTTAIALTMMAVLLAISLAILGVTAHREYWNLLSTLGASQTAFSGNQSLLAGLMRIGTPVSVSDYGFQMDPTLNGVGKLVALVVLAIAAGAQLRSKHVRIVYSVGLWYSAILLALPISWEHHLIILLPVIAFLWAEQPRPFVPLLVTTLALSVALESSYGDTAGGKLASIVPLFGNCCLFVLLTRLHLKSRRTPALPATS, from the coding sequence GTGGCGTGGTTTCGGTGGCTGCTCGTGAGCATTGCCGCGTTCCAATTCGTCGCCGTCGGTCTCCCGCCCGGCAACGCGGACCTGCTCTCGATCCAATTGCTGGCCTACGATCTTTCCCACGATGATGTCCGTCTGTTGTATCCGGGCCGCGACTATGCGTTGAACGAATCGTGGGTCGAGCATCACGAACGCAATCTGCGTGAGTTGCGCGTGGATGGTGAACCCAATTGGTGCTTCTATCCGCCGCTGGTTCCTTATCTTTGCGTGCCGATAGCTCACGCGGGCATTGAGACCTGGCGAGTCGCCTGGGGAGCGATTCAAATTCTGCTCGCCGTTCTCTACGCGCTGCTGATAGAGCGGATGCTGACCGCGCTGGCGCTGCCTGCTTCGCGAGTCTTGATCTTTGCACTGGTGTTCGGTTCGTACCCGGTCGCGCGCTCCGTATTCCTCGGACAGACCAGTTTATTGATCGCCGTCCTGCTCTGGATCGCAATTTACTTGCGCGAGCTTCGCGGGCGATCTTGGTCGGCATTGATCACGGGCGCGGCTTGTTTCGTAAAGCCGTTCCTGCTGATCGGAGAGCTACCGCGGATCTTTCGGCGACAATACCGGACGACCGCGATTGCGCTGACCATGATGGCAGTATTGCTGGCGATCTCCCTTGCGATACTGGGCGTGACCGCGCATCGCGAGTACTGGAATCTGCTCAGCACGCTGGGCGCCTCGCAAACCGCGTTCAGCGGAAACCAGAGTCTGCTCGCGGGACTCATGCGGATCGGGACTCCAGTGTCGGTCTCCGACTATGGCTTTCAGATGGACCCGACGCTGAATGGGGTCGGGAAACTCGTCGCTCTCGTCGTATTGGCGATCGCCGCCGGGGCGCAGCTGCGTTCGAAGCACGTCCGAATTGTGTATTCCGTGGGGCTTTGGTACTCGGCGATTCTACTCGCGTTGCCGATCTCGTGGGAACACCACCTGATTATCCTGCTGCCGGTGATCGCATTCCTCTGGGCGGAGCAACCCCGGCCTTTCGTCCCACTGCTCGTGACCACCCTGGCGCTCTCCGTCGCGCTGGAGTCGAGCTATGGCGACACTGCCGGCGGCAAACTCGCGTCGATCGTTCCGCTATTCGGCAACTGTTGTCTGTTCGTCCTGCTCACCCGTTTGCATCTGAAGAGCCGCCGCACCCCGGCGCTGCCCGCCACCTCCTGA
- the atpG gene encoding ATP synthase F1 subunit gamma, with amino-acid sequence MSGLKLIKRRIRSVQSTQQITRVMKMVAAAKLRRAQENIVRARPYSLRLRRVIREVSARIDRSAHPLLALKPQKELGIVVVTGDRGLCGSFNTNILRRAQRLIEENRHQRVFLFTVGKRGTEFFTRRGAAITHSLIGLFNHLHFHHAQELADEIIDRYHHHDMDHVVVVYNEFKSAIQQNVVVESLLPIVPDESDHDGPTADIIYEPSELEILNSILPQFVEVQLWRIMQESFAAEMGARMTAMENATKNAQELIESLTLTYNKVRQASITNEILEVVAGAESLR; translated from the coding sequence ATGTCCGGTCTGAAGCTAATCAAGCGTCGCATTCGCAGCGTGCAATCCACGCAGCAGATCACCCGCGTGATGAAGATGGTGGCTGCCGCAAAACTGCGACGCGCCCAGGAGAACATCGTTCGCGCCCGCCCGTATTCGCTCCGGCTGCGGCGGGTCATCCGCGAGGTCTCCGCGCGCATCGACCGCTCGGCGCATCCGCTGCTTGCCTTGAAACCGCAAAAAGAGCTGGGCATTGTGGTCGTGACCGGCGACCGCGGACTGTGCGGCTCGTTCAATACGAATATCCTGCGCCGCGCGCAACGCCTGATCGAGGAGAACCGACACCAAAGAGTGTTCCTGTTCACGGTCGGCAAGCGCGGCACCGAGTTTTTTACCCGTCGCGGCGCGGCGATCACACACTCGTTGATCGGGCTCTTCAATCACCTGCACTTCCATCATGCGCAGGAACTCGCGGACGAGATCATCGACCGCTACCACCATCATGACATGGATCATGTGGTCGTCGTGTACAATGAGTTCAAGTCGGCGATCCAGCAAAACGTCGTCGTCGAGTCGCTGCTCCCGATCGTTCCGGACGAGTCCGATCATGATGGTCCGACCGCCGATATCATTTACGAACCGTCGGAACTCGAAATCCTGAATTCAATCCTGCCGCAGTTCGTGGAAGTGCAGCTCTGGCGCATCATGCAGGAATCCTTTGCCGCCGAGATGGGCGCGCGCATGACGGCCATGGAAAACGCCACGAAGAATGCGCAAGAATTAATTGAATCGCTTACGCTGACCTACAACAAGGTGCGGCAGGCCTCCATCACCAACGAAATTCTCGAAGTCGTAGCCGGCGCGGAAAGCCTGCGCTGA
- a CDS encoding NYN domain-containing protein, whose product MGFTGGRKRVSIFVDGANMFYTQKKGLGWFFDPAKLLKVLRSDDDLTDAYWYMGLKQPPDPRDENFVRFLAYAGYVVRTKGLKTIYDQETGETTQKANLDVEIVMDMFNTVENYDKAILLSGDGDFERALELLRSRGKEICVVSTQNWIAAELRMAVGSHFVDLQDLRQQIERTDRVAPSEAQAARAAEAAASSSDS is encoded by the coding sequence ATGGGCTTCACTGGTGGCCGTAAACGCGTCTCAATTTTTGTTGACGGCGCAAACATGTTTTACACGCAGAAGAAAGGACTTGGCTGGTTCTTCGATCCGGCCAAACTGCTGAAGGTCCTGCGTTCTGACGACGACCTTACTGACGCTTACTGGTATATGGGACTCAAACAGCCGCCGGACCCGCGTGATGAGAACTTCGTCCGATTCTTGGCTTATGCCGGCTACGTCGTGCGTACAAAAGGTCTCAAGACCATCTATGATCAGGAAACCGGCGAGACCACGCAAAAGGCGAATCTCGACGTTGAAATCGTCATGGATATGTTCAACACCGTCGAGAACTACGACAAAGCGATTCTGCTGTCGGGTGACGGCGACTTCGAACGCGCACTTGAGCTGCTGCGCTCGCGAGGCAAGGAGATCTGCGTCGTCTCCACGCAGAACTGGATCGCCGCGGAATTGAGAATGGCGGTCGGATCGCACTTCGTGGATCTGCAGGACCTGCGGCAACAGATCGAACGCACGGACCGCGTCGCCCCGAGCGAAGCGCAGGCCGCCCGCGCCGCGGAAGCCGCCGCCAGCAGCTCCGATTCCTGA
- a CDS encoding DNA alkylation repair protein: protein MTSSPDHAATARIVELFEAYLQDPDDLSMPELDALTELLPLFPPESIRSVARTVAILVENKPKQALELALKLAASEEPATRAVAAGIISRLAQFQPALWRDFGRMLVADPVWEVRLHAARIFDSYAEGEGAAEYHIDFVFELVNEWVRDQQYLVRHAATQALLGWAGLHLEQVPRLLAALEPTFNDPIEYVRAGGVLALRAIGRKRPPLVLSYIELRLDDLGEFERETYLSALDDRFANAHTEWKSRLMEGLSQPPSVPPANIE, encoded by the coding sequence TTGACGTCGTCGCCGGACCACGCCGCGACCGCTCGCATTGTCGAGCTCTTTGAAGCGTATCTACAAGACCCCGACGACCTGTCGATGCCGGAGCTGGACGCGCTGACCGAGCTGCTCCCGCTCTTCCCGCCCGAATCGATCCGCTCGGTCGCGCGAACCGTGGCGATCCTCGTCGAGAACAAGCCCAAACAAGCGCTGGAGCTGGCGCTGAAACTGGCGGCGTCCGAGGAACCCGCGACCCGCGCCGTTGCCGCGGGAATCATCTCCCGGCTCGCACAGTTTCAGCCAGCCCTGTGGCGCGATTTCGGACGGATGCTCGTCGCCGATCCGGTCTGGGAAGTGCGGCTGCATGCCGCCAGGATCTTCGATTCCTACGCGGAGGGAGAAGGTGCCGCGGAGTATCACATTGACTTCGTCTTCGAGTTGGTGAACGAATGGGTTCGCGACCAACAGTATCTCGTTCGCCACGCGGCTACGCAAGCCCTGCTCGGATGGGCCGGTCTGCACCTCGAACAGGTACCGCGGTTGTTGGCGGCACTTGAACCGACCTTCAACGATCCCATCGAATACGTGCGCGCCGGAGGTGTGCTCGCCCTGCGTGCCATCGGGCGTAAACGGCCGCCGCTGGTGCTCTCTTATATAGAACTTAGATTGGACGACCTCGGTGAATTCGAGCGGGAGACCTACTTGTCCGCGCTCGATGACCGGTTCGCCAATGCTCATACCGAGTGGAAGTCGCGGCTGATGGAAGGTCTGAGTCAGCCGCCGTCGGTTCCTCCCGCGAACATCGAATAG
- the atpD gene encoding F0F1 ATP synthase subunit beta: protein MNKGTVKQIIGVVVDVEFPDGQLPALYNALHIRQSDGHLITLEVQQHLGDSSVRTVSMDQTEGLQRGTEVIDTGVAIAVPVGPETLGRIMNVVGEPIDGLGEVKTQKKYPIHRPAPLLIDLDTSADMLETGIKVIDLIQPFAKGGKIGLFGGAGVGKTVIVQELINNIAKAHAGISVFAGVGERTREGNDLLREMVESGVVDYGKSFDKHSFKTETVEHAALKNSKVAFVFGQMNEPPGSRSRVALTGLTLAEYFRDDEGRDVLLFIDNIFRFTQAGSEVSALLGRMPSAVGYQPTLATEMGALQERIASTKKGSITSVQAVYVPADDLTDPAPATTFAHLDATTVLSRKISELGIYPAVDPLDSTSRILDPLVVGEEHYNTARRVQGTLQRYKDLQDIIAILGMDELADEDKLTVDRARKMQKFLSQPFHVAEAFTGRKGVYVNIKDTIRGFKGILDGEFDHIPEGCFYMCGGIEEALKNYEAQK from the coding sequence ATGAACAAAGGCACCGTTAAGCAGATTATCGGCGTGGTCGTGGACGTGGAGTTTCCCGATGGGCAGCTCCCCGCTCTTTACAATGCGCTCCACATTAGGCAAAGCGACGGGCACCTCATTACGCTCGAAGTCCAACAGCACCTCGGCGACAGCAGCGTGCGCACCGTCTCCATGGATCAGACCGAGGGGCTGCAGCGCGGTACCGAGGTGATCGACACGGGCGTGGCGATCGCGGTCCCGGTCGGTCCGGAAACGCTGGGGCGAATCATGAACGTCGTCGGCGAACCGATCGACGGCTTGGGCGAGGTCAAGACCCAAAAGAAATACCCGATTCATAGACCCGCCCCGCTGTTGATCGATCTGGATACGTCGGCCGACATGCTCGAAACCGGAATCAAGGTGATCGATCTGATCCAGCCGTTCGCCAAGGGCGGAAAGATCGGCCTGTTCGGCGGCGCCGGGGTCGGCAAGACTGTCATCGTCCAGGAGCTCATCAACAATATCGCCAAAGCGCATGCCGGAATCTCCGTATTTGCCGGGGTCGGCGAGCGCACGCGTGAAGGCAACGACCTGTTGCGCGAAATGGTCGAGTCGGGAGTCGTGGATTACGGCAAGAGTTTCGACAAACACTCCTTCAAGACCGAAACTGTCGAACATGCCGCTCTGAAGAATTCCAAAGTCGCCTTCGTCTTCGGCCAGATGAATGAACCGCCCGGCTCGCGTTCGCGCGTCGCGCTCACCGGCCTGACGCTCGCCGAGTACTTCCGCGATGATGAAGGCCGCGATGTGTTGCTGTTCATCGACAATATCTTCCGCTTCACCCAGGCCGGCTCGGAAGTCTCTGCGCTGCTCGGGCGCATGCCTTCCGCCGTCGGATATCAGCCCACGCTCGCCACCGAAATGGGCGCATTGCAGGAGCGCATCGCCTCGACCAAGAAGGGCTCCATCACCTCGGTGCAGGCGGTCTATGTTCCGGCCGACGACCTCACCGATCCGGCGCCCGCGACGACCTTCGCGCACCTTGACGCCACGACCGTGCTGTCCCGCAAGATCTCAGAGTTGGGGATTTACCCCGCCGTCGATCCGCTCGACTCCACGTCGCGGATTCTCGACCCGCTCGTTGTGGGCGAAGAGCATTACAATACGGCCAGACGTGTGCAGGGAACTTTGCAGCGTTACAAGGACCTGCAGGACATCATCGCGATTCTCGGGATGGACGAGTTGGCCGATGAGGATAAGCTCACCGTGGACCGCGCGCGCAAGATGCAAAAATTCCTCTCCCAGCCGTTCCATGTCGCCGAGGCGTTCACCGGCCGCAAGGGCGTGTACGTCAACATCAAAGACACGATCCGCGGCTTCAAGGGAATTCTCGACGGCGAGTTCGATCACATTCCTGAGGGCTGCTTCTATATGTGCGGTGGCATTGAAGAAGCGCTGAAGAACTACGAAGCACAGAAATAA
- the atpC gene encoding ATP synthase F1 subunit epsilon, with the protein MAKNFHLDVITPTEKVFSGDVWHLRAPGAGGDFGVLADHAPMMAGLKPGRLRIDLPDMSFDLFAIGRGYFEVHGNNAVVLAGGCLRKDDIDLDRAQAAQERALQHLAKSTDPREVEEARAALEFALAQIKVAEG; encoded by the coding sequence ATGGCCAAGAACTTCCATCTCGATGTCATCACCCCCACGGAGAAAGTCTTCTCCGGCGACGTCTGGCACCTCCGCGCGCCCGGTGCCGGCGGTGACTTCGGTGTGCTTGCCGACCATGCGCCGATGATGGCGGGACTCAAGCCCGGACGACTCCGCATTGATCTGCCGGACATGAGCTTCGACCTGTTCGCTATCGGCCGCGGTTATTTTGAAGTGCACGGAAACAATGCCGTCGTGCTGGCCGGAGGCTGCTTGCGCAAAGACGATATCGATCTCGATCGCGCGCAGGCTGCGCAGGAACGCGCCTTGCAGCATCTCGCCAAGAGCACGGATCCGCGCGAAGTCGAGGAGGCGCGGGCCGCACTCGAGTTTGCTCTGGCGCAAATCAAGGTCGCCGAAGGCTGA
- the aspS gene encoding aspartate--tRNA ligase — protein MQRRTHTCGQLRKADANQSVILQGWVARSRDLGGLIFIDLRDRYGKTQCVVHPQDNPDLANLAPTLHAEWVVEIHGVVIARPAGMINNEMVTGEIEVKVLALEVLNQSPVLPFQLDDAAKASEELRLKYRYLDLRRPEMQEILLLRHRMSNVIREHFTGEEFIEVETPCLVKSTPEGARDYLVPSRVFPTQFYALPQSPQIYKQILMVAGFDRYFQIVRCFRDEDLRSDRQPEFTQVDVEVSFPDLDLIFGIAERLFVKIMRAGWNIEIKTPFPRLSYREVMEMYGSDKPDLRYDLAFRNVTDHLRGTDFRVVAGALEQGGEAIGLKLEGKAELSRKEIGAVEELAKSSGLAGILPLKVTAEGFSGVLAGKVSEGSLRAIATAFAAIPGDLLLIAVGKKSDVLKALGVFRRRLAEEFKLYDPEDHSNPSLFWVVNFPLFERDDETGEVFPSHHPFTGYLPEDEQLVETEPWNVRSTAFDVVMNGSELISGSIRIHDPKQQARIFRLLGISDEEAEMRFGFLVDALRYGAPPMGGFALGLDRLIMNLTNRSIRDVIAFPKTNLAQSLMDGCPSPVDPRLLKDLALILDPASAK, from the coding sequence ATGCAAAGACGTACTCATACTTGTGGCCAACTGCGGAAAGCCGACGCCAATCAATCCGTCATCCTGCAAGGCTGGGTCGCGCGCAGTCGCGATCTCGGCGGGCTGATCTTCATCGACCTGCGCGATCGCTATGGTAAGACACAATGTGTCGTTCATCCGCAGGACAATCCCGACCTGGCCAATCTTGCCCCGACCCTGCATGCCGAATGGGTGGTCGAAATCCACGGGGTTGTGATCGCCCGCCCCGCCGGCATGATCAACAACGAGATGGTCACGGGCGAAATCGAGGTGAAAGTCCTGGCGCTCGAAGTGCTGAATCAGAGTCCTGTACTGCCGTTCCAACTTGACGACGCGGCGAAGGCGAGCGAAGAGCTCCGGCTCAAGTATCGCTACCTCGATTTGCGCCGCCCGGAAATGCAGGAGATCCTGTTGCTCCGGCATCGGATGTCGAATGTCATCCGCGAACATTTCACCGGCGAGGAGTTCATCGAGGTTGAGACGCCGTGCCTGGTCAAGAGCACCCCCGAAGGTGCCCGTGACTATCTCGTCCCGAGCCGCGTCTTTCCGACACAGTTCTATGCCCTGCCGCAATCGCCGCAGATCTATAAACAGATCCTGATGGTCGCCGGGTTCGACCGCTATTTCCAGATCGTGCGTTGCTTCCGCGATGAAGATCTGCGCAGCGATCGGCAGCCGGAGTTCACGCAGGTTGATGTCGAAGTCAGTTTTCCGGATCTTGACCTGATCTTCGGCATCGCCGAACGGCTGTTCGTCAAGATCATGCGCGCGGGATGGAACATCGAGATCAAGACCCCGTTCCCGCGCCTATCCTATCGCGAAGTCATGGAAATGTACGGCAGCGATAAGCCCGATCTGCGGTATGACCTCGCGTTCCGCAACGTCACCGATCACTTGCGCGGAACCGATTTTCGCGTGGTGGCCGGGGCGCTGGAGCAGGGCGGCGAGGCGATCGGACTGAAGCTGGAGGGCAAGGCGGAACTGTCGCGAAAAGAGATCGGCGCGGTCGAGGAGCTCGCCAAAAGCTCCGGACTCGCGGGCATCCTTCCACTCAAAGTGACCGCTGAAGGTTTTTCCGGTGTGCTCGCGGGCAAGGTGAGCGAGGGATCATTGCGGGCGATCGCGACCGCATTCGCGGCGATCCCGGGTGATCTGCTGTTGATCGCCGTGGGCAAGAAGAGCGACGTGTTGAAAGCGCTCGGCGTGTTCCGCCGCCGCCTCGCCGAAGAGTTCAAACTCTATGACCCGGAGGACCATTCCAATCCGTCGTTGTTCTGGGTCGTAAATTTCCCGCTGTTCGAACGCGACGACGAAACCGGCGAAGTGTTTCCATCGCATCATCCGTTCACAGGATATCTGCCGGAAGACGAGCAGCTCGTCGAAACGGAACCCTGGAACGTTCGTTCCACTGCTTTCGACGTCGTCATGAACGGAAGTGAACTGATCTCGGGATCCATTCGTATTCATGATCCGAAGCAACAGGCGCGCATCTTCCGGCTGCTTGGCATCAGCGACGAGGAGGCCGAAATGCGATTCGGTTTCCTCGTGGATGCGCTGCGCTACGGTGCGCCGCCGATGGGCGGATTCGCCCTCGGCCTCGACCGCTTGATCATGAACCTGACCAACAGGTCCATCCGCGACGTCATTGCCTTTCCCAAGACCAACTTGGCTCAGAGCCTCATGGACGGCTGCCCTTCTCCGGTGGACCCGCGGCTCCTGAAGGACCTTGCCCTGATCCTCGATCCCGCGAGCGCAAAATGA
- a CDS encoding PhoH family protein has protein sequence MLAPSDIDQVVRLSGEPQRTAVEATESSQVIVRSGERAYGPRTAGQAAYYKAILSNHITFGIGPAGTGKTFIAVAVAVSQFLAGKYDRIILCRPVVEAGESLGFLPGDVQEKVDPYFRPLYDALMKMIPADRLRKFFDRSAIEIAPLAYMRGRTLDHAFVILDEAQNTNALQMKMFLTRLGEYSRAVITGDVTQIDLPHKSESGLLSIHDILNGIDGIDFCYFDQNDVVRHPLVAKIILAYEQHSKSQNEAESGSFSRSAGDPPDSTDDSAHV, from the coding sequence ATGCTCGCTCCATCGGATATCGATCAAGTGGTCCGCCTGTCTGGCGAGCCGCAGCGAACCGCAGTCGAAGCCACCGAGAGTTCTCAGGTGATCGTCCGCTCCGGCGAGCGAGCCTACGGGCCTCGAACCGCCGGTCAAGCCGCCTACTACAAGGCGATTCTGAGCAACCACATCACGTTCGGCATCGGACCGGCAGGTACCGGCAAGACATTCATCGCGGTGGCGGTGGCGGTATCTCAATTTCTCGCGGGCAAGTACGACCGGATTATTCTCTGTCGCCCGGTGGTGGAAGCCGGTGAAAGTCTCGGGTTCTTGCCCGGAGATGTTCAAGAAAAGGTCGATCCCTATTTTCGGCCGTTGTATGATGCCCTCATGAAAATGATCCCGGCGGATCGCCTCCGCAAGTTCTTCGATCGCTCGGCCATCGAGATTGCTCCGCTGGCCTACATGCGCGGCCGCACGCTCGATCATGCGTTTGTGATCCTCGACGAAGCGCAGAACACGAACGCTCTGCAAATGAAGATGTTTCTGACCCGACTCGGGGAATACTCCCGGGCCGTCATCACCGGCGATGTCACGCAGATCGATTTGCCGCACAAGTCGGAAAGCGGCCTGCTGTCGATTCACGATATCTTAAACGGCATTGACGGCATCGATTTCTGTTACTTCGATCAGAACGACGTCGTCCGCCATCCGCTGGTAGCCAAGATCATCCTCGCTTACGAACAGCACTCCAAGTCCCAGAACGAAGCGGAGTCCGGCTCGTTTAGCCGTTCCGCCGGTGACCCCCCGGACTCCACTGACGACTCTGCTCATGTCTGA